From a region of the Leishmania major strain Friedlin complete genome, chromosome 32 genome:
- the SODB1 gene encoding putative iron superoxide dismutase codes for MPFAVQPLPYPHDALASKGMSKEQVTFHHEKHHKGYAVKLTAAAESNSALASKSLVDIIKSEKGPAFNCAAQIYNHDFFWRCLSPCGGGEPSGNLASAIIDSFGSFSNFKEEFTAAANGHFGSGWAWLVKDKSSGKLKVFQTHDAGCPLTEPDLVPILTCDVWEHAYYIDYKNDRASYVSAFWNMVDWNFASSQL; via the coding sequence ATGCCGTTCGCTGTTCAGCCGCTGCCGTACCCCCACGACGCGCTCGCGTCGAAGGGCATGTCGAAGGAGCAGGTCACCTTCCACCACGAGAAGCATCATAAGGGGTACGCCGTGAAGCtgaccgctgccgcggagtCGAACTCGGCTCTTGCGTCGAAGTCGCTGGTGGACATCATCAAGTCTGAGAAGGGCCCCGCCTTCAACTGTGCGGCGCAGATTTACAACCACGACTTCTTCTGGCGCTGCCTCTCGCcatgcggcggtggcgagccATCGGGCAATTTGGCCAGTGCGATCATCGACAGTTTCGGCAGCTTCTCGAATTTCAAGGAGGAATTCACGGCTGCGGCCAACGGCCACTTTGGCTCGGGCTGGGCGTGGCTCGTGAAGGACAAGTCGAGTGGCAAGCTGAAGGTGTTCCAAACGCACGACGCGGGCTGCCCGCTCACGGAGCCCGACCTCGTACCGATCTTGACGTGTGATGTATGGGAGCACGCGTACTATATCGACTACAAGAACGACCGCGCGTCCTACGTGAGCGCGTTTTGGAACATGGTGGACTGGAATTTCGCCTCTAGCCAGCTTTAG
- the SODB2 gene encoding putative iron superoxide dismutase: protein MPFAAQPLPYPHDALASKGMSKEQVTFHHEKHHKGYAVKLTAAAESNSALASKSLVDIIKSEKGPAFNCAAQIYNHDFFWRCLSPRGGSKPHGEIASAIIDSFGSFSNFKKEFTAAANGHFGSGWAWLVKDKSSGKLKVFQTHDAGCPLTEPDLVPILACDVWEHAYYIDYRNDRASYVSAFWNMVNWSHANHCYRAAGGAHYVNSDL, encoded by the coding sequence ATGCCGTTCGCTGctcagccgctgccgtaCCCCCACGACGCGCTCGCGTCGAAGGGCATGTCGAAGGAGCAGGTCACCTTCCACCACGAGAAGCATCATAAGGGGTACGCCGTGAAGCtgaccgctgccgcggagtCGAACTCGGCTCTTGCGTCGAAGTCGCTGGTGGACATCATCAAGTCTGAGAAGGGCCCCGCCTTCAACTGTGCGGCGCAGATTTACAACCACGACTTCTTCTGGCGCTGCCTCTCGCCACGCGGCGGGTCAAAACCGCACGGAGAGATCGCGAGCGCGATCATCGACAGTTTCGGCAGCTTCTCGAATTTCAAGAAGGAATTCACGGCTGCGGCCAACGGCCACTTTGGCTCGGGCTGGGCGTGGCTCGTGAAGGACAAGTCGAGTGGCAAGCTGAAGGTGTTCCAAACGCACGACGCGGGCTGCCCGCTCACGGAGCCCGACCTCGTACCGATCTTGGCGTGTGATGTATGGGAGCACGCGTACTATATCGACTACAGGAACGACCGCGCGTCCTACGTGAGCGCGTTTTGGAACATGGTGAATTGGTCGCACGCCAACCACTGCTACAGggccgctggcggcgcccACTACGTCAACAGTGATCTGTAA
- a CDS encoding putative rab11B GTPase yields MQTAHAHTMTAQMKVLKPKTVFDNRPDEARKPIKLILLGDSAVGKSKLVERFLMQRYIPVQMSTYALTLYRYDFVTEDGEEVDVDIWDTAGQERFATVHPSYYHDAHACILVFDSTRKATYKNLEKWLSEMRVYREHIPCLVACNKIDTDPSVTTKSFAFAEKHNFPLYYVSAADGSNVVQLFESAISTAAAYKKNPAKDDFMTQVIGILKEDKTAAGASAVSS; encoded by the coding sequence ATGCAgactgcacacgcacacaccatgACGGCGCAAATGAAGGTATTGAAGCCGAAGACCGTCTTCGACAACCGCCCTGATGAGGCTCGCAAGCCCATCAAGCTCATCTTGCTCGGCGATAGCGCGGTGGGCAAGTCAAAGCTGGTAGAGCGCTTCCTGATGCAACGGTACATCCCAGTGCAGATGTCCACCTACGCCCTCACCCTGTACCGCTACGACTTCGTGACGGAAGATGGTGAGGAGGTCGACGTGGACATTTGGGACACCGCCGGACAGGAGCGCTTTGCCACGGTTCACCCGAGCTACTATCACGACGCCCATGCGTGTATCCTCGTGTTTGACAGCACACGTAAGGCGACCTACAAAAACTTAGAAAAGTGGCTCTCCGAGATGCGCGTCTACCGGGAGCACATACCGTGCCTTGTAGCGTGCAACAAGATCGACACCGATCCGTCAGTTACAACGAAGAGTTTTGCTTTCGCGGAGAAACACAACTTTCCGCTGTACTACGTCTCCGCCGCTGACGGCTCCAACGTGGTGCAGCTCTTCGAAAGCGCCATTTCCACAGCGGCCGCGTACAAGAAGAATCCCGCGAAGGACGACTTCATGACACAGGTGATCGGCATTCTGAAGGAGGACAAGACAGCTGCGGGTGCTTCCGCAGTGTCGTCGTAG
- a CDS encoding putative chaperonin HSP60, mitochondrial precursor, with protein sequence MLSRTVPRCVKYGSTPKDIRYGMEARNALLAGVENLVKAVGVTLGPKGRNVILEMPYACPKITKDGVTVAKSIEFEDSFENLGANLVRQVAGLTNDNAGDGTTTATVLSGAIFKEGFRSVASGTNPMDLKRGIDLACREVLISLAEQSRPVTSKSEITQVAMISANMDQEIGSLIGDAMQQVGKDGVITTQEGRSLNTELELVEGMSFERGYTSPYFVTNTKAQRCELENALVYVANRKLTSVAHILPALNYAIQQKRPLLVIAEDVEGEAMHTFLYNKIQGRISGCAVKAPGFGDMRINQLQDIAVFTGSQMISEDLGLSLDQNDFSERFLGTCRKVTVSRDECILMEGGGSAIAVEERVQMIKDMISAEDHEYNRERLVERLAKLSGGVAVIKVGGASEVEINEKKDRIIDALNATRAAVSEGILAGGGTGLLMASLRLESISKDRRLPPDIRTGVNIVKKAIGLPARYIANNAGVEGSVVAGKVLARKDPSFGYNAQTGEYVNMFEAGIIDPMKVVKSAVVNACSVAGMMITTEAAVVEKDLLGREKRIEDEGMEDKEKKRSVDKLRKQVNERDAPMPKMAPPMKFDMKGL encoded by the coding sequence ATGCTCTCCCGTACGGTGCCTCGCTGTGTCAAGTACGGCTCAACGCCGAAGGACATCCGCTATGGCATGGAGGCCCGCAACGCCCTGCTTGCCGGCGTCGAGAACCTTGTCAAGGCCGTCGGCGTCACGCTGGGCCCCAAGGGCCGCAACGTGATTCTGGAGATGCCATACGCATGCCCGAAGATCACGAAGGATGGAGTCACGGTGGCCAAGAGCATCGAGTTCGAGGACAGCTTCGAGAACCTTGGGGCGAACTTGGTCCGTCAGGTGGCAGGGCTGACCAACGACAACGCCGGTgacggcaccaccaccgctactGTCCTCTCCGGGGCGATCTTCAAGGAGGGCTTCCGCAGCGTTGCAAGTGGCACGAACCCGATGGACCTGAAGCGGGGCATCGACCTCGCATGCCGGGAGGTGCTCATATCGCTGGCCGAGCAGTCTCGCCCAGTCACCTCCAAATCTGAGATCACCCAGGTAGCGATGATTTCGGCGAACATGGACCAAGAGATCGGCAGCCTGATCGGtgacgcgatgcagcaggtCGGCAAGGATGGCGTAATCACAACGCAGGAGGGTCGCTCGCTTAATACGGAGCTCGAGCTGGTCGAGGGGATGTCCTTTGAGCGTGGGTACACGTCGCCGTACTTTGTGACGAACACGAAGGCGCAAAGGTGCGAGCTCGAGAACGCCCTCGTCTACGTGGCGAACCGCAAACTCACGAGCGTGGCGCACATCTTGCCCGCGCTGAACTACGCCATTCAGCAGAAGCGTCCGCTTCTGGTGATTgccgaggacgtggagggggaggccaTGCACACGTTCCTGTACAACAAGATTCAGGGCCGCATCAGTGGCTGCGCCGTCAAGGCCCCGGGCTTTGGCGACATGCGCATCAACCAGCTGCAGGATATCGCCGTCTTCACGGGGTCGCAGATGATCTCAGAAGACCTAGGCCTTTCACTGGACCAGAACGATTTCTCCGAGCGGTTCCTCGGCACTTGTCGAAAGGTGACCGTCTCCCGTGACGAGTGCATCTTGatggagggcggcggcagcgccatcgcggtggaggagcgaGTGCAGATGATCAAAGACATGATCTCCGCCGAGGACCACGAATACAATCGCGAGCGTCTGGTCGAGCGTCTCGCGAAGCTCTCGGGTGGGGTTGCGGTGATCAAGGTCGGTGGCGCCTCGGAGGTGGAGATCAATGAGAAGAAGGACCGCATCATCGACGCGCTCAACGCCACGCGCGCGGCTGTATCAGAGGGCATCCTCGCAGGTGGTGGCACCGGGTTGCTTATGGCCTCTCTGCGTCTCGAGAGCATCTCCAAGGACCGACGACTTCCACCTGACATCCGCACTGGCGTGAACATTGTGAAGAAGGCAATCGGCCTGCCCGCGCGCTACATCGCGAACAACGCAGGCGTCGAGGGCAGCGTGGTGGCGGGGAAGGTACTCGCGCGCAAGGATCCGAGCTTCGGCTACAACGCGCAGACCGGCGAGTATGTGAATATGTTCGAGGCTGGCATTATCGATCCCATGAAAGTAGTGAAGTCCGCCGTCGTCAACGCATGCTCCGTGGCGGGCATGATGATTacgacggaggcggcagtggtggagAAGGACCTGCTAGGGCGAGAGAAACGCATCGAGGATGAGGGGATGGAGGACaaggagaagaagcgcagCGTCGACAAACTGCGCAAGCAGGTAAATGAGCGGGACGCACCGATGCCCAAGATGGCGCCGCCGATGAAGTTTGATATGAAAGGGCTGTAG